The Manis javanica isolate MJ-LG chromosome 6, MJ_LKY, whole genome shotgun sequence genome contains a region encoding:
- the PIH1D2 gene encoding PIH1 domain-containing protein 2 encodes MQSPPKGVLTQVTQLWNLLDDLAESNPESYRKFIEQQLAQGSRLPAEPEPQLCLQTRILKPKEKVLFINLCQWKRIPAPQSTSHPVPVSVGRPEDISEAPDVYTVIDVAYNPGVLQAAGKDQGKKDQLIRMAMQCIEEQLQYTLSYSYHITKSRIKGSIQRMKHNLMGIQADATDLRGKMRKELTLEQIRSSTVSNPHHFPQLLLPKDQVSSKAGCLIEEISSKDIQAEMKKPAHELKIVVDQNEKPLKIELKVELPGVNSVSLCDLSVSEDDLLIEVSEKYRLHLNLPESVDTEMTTAKFIKEKATLIVTMPLA; translated from the exons ATGCAGTCACCCCCAAAGGGTGTGCTCACCCAGGTCACTCAGCTCTGGAACCTGCTGGATGATCTGGCCGAAAGTAACCCCGAGAGCTATCGGAAGTTCATCGAGCAGCAGCTGGCCCAGGGCAGCCGGCTCCCGGCCGAGCCAGAACCGCAGCTCTGTCTACAAACCAGGATCCTG aaaccaaaagaaaaagtaCTTTTTATCAATCTGTGTCAGTGGAAAAGGATCCCAGCTCCCCAGTCAACCAGTCATCCAGTACCTGTAAGTGTggggagaccagaagatatatCTGAGGCACCAG atgtttatacAGTTATCGATGTTGCCTACAATCCTGGTGTTCTCCAGGCGGCAGGAAAGGACCAAGGGAAAAAGGATCAGTTAATACGAATGGCCATGCAATGCATTGAGGAACAACTCCAATATACTCTCTCATACTCTTACCATATTACCAAATCTAGAATAAAAGGAAGTATTCAAAGAATGAAACACAATCTGATGGGAATCCAAGCTGACGCCACAGATTTGAGAGGGAAAATGAGAAAGG AACTAACCCTTGAACAGATAAGAAGCAGTACTGTGAGCAATCCTCATCACTTCCCACAACTTTTACTACCAAAAGATCAAGTTTCAAGCAAAGCAGGGTGTCTGATAGAAGAGATCTCCAGCAAAGACATCCAGGCGGAGATGAAGAAACCAGCTCATGAATTAAAAATTGTGGTGGATCAGAATGAGAAGCCTCTGAAAATTGAATTAAAAGTTGAATTACCTGGTGTTAATTCAGTATCTCTCTGTGATCTTAGTGTTTCTGAG GATGATTTACTGATTGAGGTCTCTGAGAAGTACAGATTACATCTGAATCTTCCAGAATCTGTGGATACTGAAATGACGACAGCAAAATTTATCAAAGAGAAAGCTACATTAATTGTCACAATGCCATTGGCGTGA